Genomic window (Lycium barbarum isolate Lr01 chromosome 2, ASM1917538v2, whole genome shotgun sequence):
gattattttaaaaaatgtttACTTTTGCAAAGTAGTAATCGAAAAACTTTAATGGTGGGTGAGGCATAAATATGACTTGGCATGTGAGGGTGACTAATGACTATTTCTCTTTAAAAAGTGTATTGTGACTTATTTCTTTCTCCAACAGCAGCAACTCCGTCTCCTCCCTTTACTTATCAGCCCTTCTCATCTCTATTTCTTTCATTCTAATTCTTCTTTTAGATCAATTTTCTGGCCAAAATTTTCCTTTAACTACATTCTTTTTATATTCTTTTCTCAACcaattatttttatattcttTTCTCAACCAATTCTTTTTATATTCATTTATATATTTATCTTCTTCATTTGATGCTTGGGACGTGTAGATAGGTCTGATGGGTTCGAATTTCATTCATTAAATTAACCAAATGTGTCGGTTTTTTTTATATCTACAAACAAAAACAAATCAACAAGATCGAgttaaacaaaatcaaatcaataaGATCGAGTTTTTattcccatttttttttaatctttcgaGGTTTTCTTAGTTCAATGTGAAACGTCTTAATACAAAATTAATTTGCTTTTTGTGAATTATGATGCAAATGCCACACTATTTCATTCAATCATACTTAATTCAGTTCATTGTAATCTTACGCATAAAATTATCAATCACAACCCCATAAGGGGAACACTATTTCATACAATTTAATTCAATTTTTCCGTTTGGTGTGATTTGTCAATTTTCTTTATATACCCCCAATGATATGATGGTAATTATGTGCACTATGTTGGCGGAATGATGAGAAAGTTATTTTAATGCATGTTTATTGTTTCTCAGACGTAATTTAAAAGTTAAAATTCAATATATTTGTTTTCTTCATTATCTTCTTTGTGAATGACTTTTATTAATTAATCACAAAAATATTAATTTCAGAACCTCACAAATTGTTTTCACTGTGTAACAATGTTatttaaacggaaaagggccaaatatacccctgtactattggaaagggccaaatatacccctcgttatactttgggtccaaatatacccttatcGTTGTACTTTGGACACAAATATAGCCCTCCACCGTTAAAGTTGTCCACCTTGGACATCCTATCCTACGTGACAATGATATTTGAAGAGTTGGACACCACGTGACATTGCCACCTCatcacccctaacccattttatcTCTCCCatcttccaccactaaaatttccacccctccaccaccattaCCGCCATATAGTTAGAGCTCTAGAATTTTTTTTATCCATTCTGGCTTATAGAAAACTATAACAAGATGGTGATATTGATGCCTTGATGTTTGTTGCAAACCTATACTACAACAAATTAAAATAAACACAGAGATAACAATAGTTCAACCTTCTTGATCTCACAGAACCCCTAACAGATTTTTAGAATGATAAACTTACCACCTCTGTCAGAACTTTGATAAATAATCAAGGCAACTTAGTGAAAATTGCATTGTTGTAATAAAGGATGACCATAAGCAACATATTTGTCTCAGAGTGGCTTGTACTTCTCAATACCAATCTTCGTCATTGTTTTGAGTTGCCATTAAAGTGCAGCACAACTCCCTTTTCTATCAATGTGGAATCGACATTCCTATAACCAAAACCTAAGACATGCCATGAAGGATTCAAAGCCTCTGTCAGTCCATAGGAGGTCAGAGGGATGGAGATTTTAGTGTTGGAAGATGGGAGGAATAAAATGGGTTAGGGTGATGAGGTGTCAATGCCacatggcatccacctcatcaaaatCATTAACACATAGAATAGGATGTCCAAGGTGGACAACTTGAAcggtagaggggtatatttgtgcccAAAGTATAGCGATAAAGGTATATatagacccaaagtataacgagcgGTATATTGACCCTTTTCCAATagggtaggggtatatttggcccttttcggTAATTTAAATTAGCGCAATCAAATGGCTTGAGCacacaaaataaaagataaaaagtaTTTTTGTTCAGCACTCAAGCTAAAGCCAAATGGAGATTAGTAAGAGAGGGAGCGGCGGGGTGAAGGGAAGAAACAGTAGTGGGTGAAGAGAGAGGGAAATGTTCAAATGGAGTGAGACCCATAATGTATACTTGTCAAATAATAAAGACCCTCACACAAGTATGACATGGCATACCTCACACCCCATAAAACTTTTCTATCTAATCTATCAAACTATTTTCATATTATTTGACACCTTTGGCCCttgaaaataatttttcagaGCATTTCCATATTATTTTGACATCTTTATCCCTTGAACACGATCTTTAACATTTCTTTGATAGCACGACATATCATTTCTTTCAAGTCTCGTGTCATTAGAAAATATAACATAGATCTcaattgaaaaataataatttctttcttcaaaacatcatttaTAAGTAATAGGCTTAATACCTaaatggacccttaaacttggcatgttttgtaagatagacatataaacttataaggtgaccagatagacacttaaacttactcaaagtgtatttttcaagtttttcagttgttttgaaaacaaaaactatatttttcaaacactcacaattttcatggccaaacaagccctaaatatatcacaaaatatttttttttaaaatgcaaaaataaggcaaacgcatatacatgagactataaatgtgcacttaaaccaataaatactcgctaatcgcaattttgcagctttcaattaactcggttttttttttacacttgaataattaaaaaacaataactttaaccaataaaaatccttaaaaaaagaaatttcaaattaagatttttttttttaaggattttcttctcggctttacagttttcttaatttgaaatttcttttacacttgaaatactgaacttagaaatttcttaatttgaaatttcttttttttaaggatttttattggttaaagttattgttttttaattattcaagtgtaaaaaaaaaaccgagttaattgaaagcttcaaaattgcgattagcgagtatttattggtttaagtgcacatttatagtctcatgtatatgcgtttgccttatttttgcattttaaaaaaaatattttgtgatatatttagggcttgtttggccatgaaaattgtgagtgtttgaaaaatatagtttttgttttcaaaacaactgaaaaacttgaaaaatacactttgagtaagtttaagtgtctatctggtcaccttataagtttatatgcctatcttacaaaacatgtcaagtttaagggtccatctaggtattaagcctaagTAATATCACAACTTGAAGCTCAATAACTTAGCATATCACAACTTGAAGTTTAAGAACTTAGCTTTGGGTAGTTAACATAATTTTGTCATAAACATGATCTTTGTTCCTAAAAACATATTAATGAATCATTTTATTAAACATGGAAGGGGGTGCTATCTTCACAATTCTAAACATAAACTCAAACATTTTATAAAATATGTCATCTACcggaggaaaaaaaataaaaaaaaataaaaaataaaaaattagaagGTGTTTGGTATAAGCGTCTGGTAAAGACAAAAAATATTTGTAAGCTAAAATATTTGGTTTGACGTATTAGATGAAATTATTATAATATAAAATTTGATACTACTTTATTCTGTGTTTGATTTGTATTTTGAATCTAACATAACTAATTCTGGTATACTTTAATCCACAAATGGTGTATTGTGTTATACCTAATATAATATGCAATAATAGTACattatttaattaatatatgGATTAAACGCTTATCAGGCTCAACCACGCTTCCTAGAAAGAAAGAATAGTGATGTCGCAAATATAATCTCAAAAATGAGTCGGAAGCGAATCACAAAAGAAACAATATCTAGAACGACAAGTAATCATCAACAAATTCACAAAGTAGATGATAATAAACTAAATAAAACCCAAATTAACTAAGTCTTCTATAGCTATGTTTTCCAAATTCACAAATTACACTAAATTTAGTAATACAAAACGAGGAATAGGAAATAGGAGATAATTAAGGATTAGGAATTCTCAAAAATATAGCTCCAATCTTCAATTCAAGGTATTTGATGGTAAATCCTTACTCCCCATATTTGTTCCCGTAAAAATGTGTAGAAATTTGTCCTTAACTTTTATACTCCCACAAAATTTTCAAACTCGATTTTCTAAAAATAGCCCTTAGATTGTCCGGGCACAGTGTCTCATGAACatgatttgggggggggggggggggggggtaagtacATAATCAGTGTCCGAAAATTGTGTGAAAATCTCGCCATTGCGAAGAGAATATTATTGCTTTCACAAGCTTTGACTTGTTGAATCTCACTCTCCCAAACTGTCCTCATGAGGTTAGACCAAACCCTTGACCTCGCATTAGCGAGCCTTTTTCGCCACTTTAAAGAATTGTGTACTGTACAAATTAAATTTCTACCATTTTCTTTTAATTTGGATTTCTTTTCGACTTGTTCTTCTTCCATACTTTTCCTCAACATATAAAATTTGATATATGCAATAAAACTTCCATTAATCACCTCATtttctcaatacataacgtaaGTTTAACTAAATTTTTACCCATAGATAAGTTAGGTAAAATATTCATTTCTCAAACACCTTTTCAAATTTATTGAATTTTAAAAATAGTTCATATTTTAAATTCTAACCGCATCTCATTTTTAGTACAAAGAACCAAacgctcaataaaaaaaaaaaaaaagttatacatTACTTGATTACTAATATCTATATACAAATCTTTGTTTACAAATTCTATTTAACCAGTTTCTAAACCAATTGAGTCCTTAGTACTTTACTTACCGGATCTTTTTAAAATTCTTCTTTCATGTTCTTGCCTATCACATTTATGTAGAAGTATAAACTTAAAACGATAACTAAAAACTATTCTAAATAATTAGTTGGGTTAGCAGGTTTATGCAGGGGCACTATAGGGGTGAGCGGGTGGGGGACCAAAATTGTCCTTTTCTACATTGTTGGAAGCGGTACTTACAATTTCCCCCTACCTTTTTTTTTCCACCACAATTTTCCTCCGACCTTAATGTACGTAAAATTATAATCAATTAATCTATATATACTTGGTAAACAAGAAGCCCTAACCAATACCAGGATAGAacaatttttaaaattatgttaTCATTTGACACCATGCTTCACTTTCTTTTCTTTCGAGCCGAGGGTGATCTATCGGAAATAACATCTCTACCCTATAAAGATAGGAGTTAGTCTACCGTCTGCGTACGTTCTATGTTGAAATACAAGATGAGAAGACTGATGAGCATGAGAAGAAGACTGATGAGCATGAGAAGCCTTTAATTGTTGCTTCCATTAGCTCAAGAAAGAAGACAGCATCGAGGGAAAAGAAATCTGAACATAAGAGTAAAGAGAAGAGTACTTTGTTGGTCAAAATTGCATCTACTTTACCAAATGACAAAATAATCTGTGGAGGACACGTGGTAACAATCAAGCCACACATCTCACCTCCTGATTAAAACATTCCTGGCCGTGTGATCAACATTAAAGAGAACGTGTGAATAGCACATGAGTGGACATAGAAAGGAATCAAATTTGTTACATAGGCATAGTACAATACATAGGATATAGACAAGTGTACAGTTGAGATAATTTACTTTTTGCATTACAAATATTTTCTTTGTACaaatatacatgtataaataatgaTCATACATGATCAGAGGAATACAACAAAAAATTCTCCATTCTTGTTTCTCAAGTtacaacatggtatcagagcagtgagGCTCGATCCATTTTTCAGTAATCAAATTTCATTTTTTCATCAAAATTGCTATCTAAAATCACTAAACAAACAAGATGCCTGAAGGATCCACTCTTGATACTGTTAATGATCCAACAAGGAATCCAAAATCACTCAGTTTTGATCCCAGTCACCCCTATCACCTCACCTCTTCAGATGCTCCTGGAACAAATCTCATCAACACAACATTTGATGGTAGAGGGGTTCCAGGACGGAGAAGATCAATATTAATAGCCCTATCTGCAAAGAAGAAGCTGGGGTTTATAAATGGGAGTTGTAAGAGCCCAGATATGGATTCACCAGAGTTTCTGCAATGGTCCTGTTACAATGATATGGTAACTGCTTGGTTGTTGAATTCTCTATCAAAAGAGATTGCTGATAGTGTGATGTATTTAACATCAGCAAAAGAAATCTGGGACAGCTTGCAACAGAGATTTGGAAAATCAGATGGAACAAAGCTTTATCACCTACAAAAAGAACTGAGTGTGTCAGTTCAAGGTAACTCAAGTATTTCAACATATTTCACAAAACTCAAAAGGATCTGGGATGAACTAGACTGCCTAAACTGAGATATTGTGTGCACTTGCATTTGCACAtgtgaaggaaagagaaattagcTAAATCTGTTCAGGATCAAAGGTTGATCCACTTCTTAATGGGTTTGAATGATGTCTATACTCAGGCTAGGGAGAGCATTTTAATGATAAACCCTCTCCCTAGCATGAACATTGTTTACTCACTACTACTTCAAGATGAGAGTCAAAGGGAGGTTCATATGAGTGCACAAGTTTTTTCAGACTTATCATCTTTGATGGTCACCAATCAAGGGAAACCTAACTTCAAAGGACCAGGACAGTCTTCTAGATCACAGAACTACCCAAAACCTGCAAACTATCCTCAAAAGTTTGTAAGTAACCAAGCTTACCCCCAGAAATTTGCAAATAGCCAACCCTATCCACAGAAATTTGTGGGCAATCAATCTAGAACCAAAGGAAAAAGAGGAAAGTATGACCCTAATGCTACCTGCACTTATTGTCTCAAAACTGGACATTGGGTAGATGATTGTTACAGGCTGATTGGTTTTCCAGATGACTGTCAGTTTAACAAAGGGAAGAACACTCAAAACAGAGCAAAAACAAATGCAGGATTGATCAATGAAGAGAACCAAGAGTCAAATGATCCATTTTCTGGGCAGGAAACTGGCAACAACTTTCAACATTTTACCAAATAACAAAGAATAGAAATAGCACAAATGTTTAAGCAAATGCATATGTCACAGTTGCCACCCTCAGATCCAGACCCACAAGCTATAGCTGGTACTATACTTAAATATGCAGGAACTTGCTTCTCAGTTTTTAACTCTAACACTTGGATAATTGATTCAGGTGCTTCTTGGCATATGTGTTTTAATTCAGGTTTTTTTAAATTCTCTCCTTCCACTTCCTGTTCCTCTCAGCataagtttgcctaattctttcAAACTAGTTGTCACTCACATAGGAAATGTTCCTATTCTGCCTAACCTTACTCTAAAAAATGTATTATATGTTCCTTATTTCAAATACAATTTATTATCAGTCAACAGATTATGTGTTCAAATTAGTTGTCACCTCTTATTTACCATCAGTGGGTGTATTTTGCAGGACCCTTTATTGAGGAGGGTAGAAGCTTTTGGTGAAGTCAAGGAAGGACTGTACTTACTGTAGCCTTCTTATCCTAAGTCTAGTTCTCATATCAATAGCAACGTAGTTTCTGTTAAAAAAGGAAGCAATTCCAATTTAGTTTCTGTTCCTGTTTCTTTTCCACTTGTTGCTACTGTTAGTTCTGATATAAATCTTTGGCACATGAGACTTGGGCATTTGCCATTCTATGTAATGAGGCATTTCAGTTTTATCAAAGTTCCTACTGTTTCTGATTATATATGTCCTGTTTGTCCTCAAGCTAAGCAACCCAGGTCTTCTTTCCCAACAAGTCAAATTAAAAGTAAAAGTACATTTGACTTAATACACATTGATACTTCGGGACCCTATAAGCACACTACTAACAATGGGTTCAAGTATTTTTTAACCATAGTTGATGATTACAGTAGAGGTACATGGACTTTTCTGCTCGGCATCAAGCGTAATGCTTTTCCAATCTTAAAATGTTTCTTATCTATGGTAGAAAGACAGTTCAACAAGAAAGTGAAATGCATCAGATCTGATAATGCATTGGAGTTGGGTTCAAGTTCACAAAAAGCTATTTTTCTCACTACTCAAGGGATTTTACATCAGAAAAGTTGTGTATCCACTCCCCAACAGAATGGTTTAGTGGAAAGAAAACATAGGCACTTGTTGGAGATTGAAAAGGCACTGTATTTTCAGTCTAATTTACCTATCTCCTACTGGGGTGAGTGTATTCTGACTGCAACACATTTAATCAACCTACTACTATCCAAGGTTCTCAAAGGAAAGTGTCCACATGAAGTTCTATTTGGGACTGTCCCATTTTATAACTACCTGAGATCCTTTTGATGCTTATGTTACACCTCTACTTTATGTCAGGGAAGGGGAAAGTTTGATCCAAGGGCAACCAAATGTGTTTTTCTAGGCTATCCTCAATAGCAAAAAAGTTACAAGGTGTTGGATTTCCAAACAAGAAAGGTGTTTACTTTTAGAGATGTCTGTTCCATGAGACTGTTTTTCCTTTCTCCTCAACACAATCAAATCCTAGTCTCTTTTCCCCACAAGGTTTTGCTACTCACCCTAAGGATCTTTGTCATAGTTTCAACAACACTCCCCCTTTCTTCTTCCAACAATGATTCTCCTTCACCCCTACTTCCTACTTCTCCTCTTCTTAACCCTGTTTCCCATCCACCAGATCACCCAGAACCTATTTCCTCTGCATACATTTCACCCACTGCAACTCCATCTGGACCTCCACCTAGACAATCCACCAGACTGAGACATCAACCTA
Coding sequences:
- the LOC132628866 gene encoding uncharacterized protein LOC132628866, encoding MPEGSTLDTVNDPTRNPKSLSFDPSHPYHLTSSDAPGTNLINTTFDGRGVPGRRRSILIALSAKKKLGFINGSCKSPDMDSPEFLQWSCYNDMVTAWLLNSLSKEIADSVMYLTSAKEIWDSLQQRFGKSDGTKLYHLQKELSVKEKLAKSVQDQRLIHFLMGLNDVYTQARESILMINPLPSMNIVYSLLLQDESQREVHMSAQVFSDLSSLMVTNQGKPNFKGPGQSSRSQNYPKPANYPQKFVSNQAYPQKFANSQPYPQKFVGNQSRTKGKRGKYDPNATCTYCLKTGHWVDDCYRLIGFPDDCQFNKGKNTQNRAKTNAGLINEENQESNDPFSGQETGNNFQHFTK